Proteins found in one Phalacrocorax carbo chromosome 14, bPhaCar2.1, whole genome shotgun sequence genomic segment:
- the EDN3 gene encoding endothelin-3 translates to MELGLLFLFGLTITSTAGSALPRPRPRSLPLAAGGEARSAALGQKEREESEAAVPAGGRAKADGGGLRRRARRCTCYTYKDKECVYYCHLDIIWINTPERTVPYGLSNYRGSFRGKRSTGQIQSTSQSSFRCSCLDAHDKQCMQFCRRMQDRRYDGPMKKTEEKDQCREEEHTFLQ, encoded by the exons ATGGAGCTGGGTTTATTGTTCCTCTTTGGACTTACAATTACGTCGACTGCAG GGTCggcgctgccccggccccggccccgctccctgcCGCTGGCGGCCGGCGGCGAGGCGCGCTCGGCGGCGCTGGGGCAGAAGGAGCGGGAGGAGAGCGAAGCGGCGGTgccggccggcggcagggccAAGGCGgacggcggggggctgcggcgccGAGCCCGGCGCTGCACTTGCTACACCTACAAGGACAAGGAGTGCGTCTACTACTGCCACCTCGACATCATCTGGATCAACACCCCGGA GAGGACTGTGCCGTATGGGCTGTCTAACTACAGAGGCAGTTTTAGAGGCAAAAGGTCTACAGGGCAAATTCAAAGTACTTCGCAGTCTTCATTTCGGTGTTCTTGTTTGGATGCTCACGACAAACAGTGTATGCAGTTTTGCAGAAGAATGCAAGACAGAAG ATACGACGGACCaatgaaaaagacagaagagaaagacCAATGCAGGGAAGAGGAACACACTTTCCTTCAGTAG